One genomic window of Streptomyces sp. NBC_01498 includes the following:
- a CDS encoding Gfo/Idh/MocA family protein has protein sequence MRIGLIGTGRIGTFHAEVLSRHREVGSLVVADTDAARAAFVADRTGSTAAPSVDEVFAWGVDAVVIASATSAHAELISRAARAGLPAFCEKPIALDLKGTLSALREVDTAGTVLQLGFMRRFDAGYGAARDLVRSGALGRLHTVRALTSDPAPPAPEYLPLSGGLYRDCLVHDFDMMRWVTGREVVEVYATGSDTGPPMFREAGDIDTAAAVLTLDDGTLATATATRCNGAGYDVRMELAGERDQFAVGLDDRTPITSTEPKGPPRCDNPWPGFLERFAPAYEAELDAFIRVVQGELENPCDGHEALHALRIAEACELSRREHRPVRLDEIPDV, from the coding sequence ATGCGCATCGGACTCATCGGCACCGGCCGGATCGGCACCTTCCACGCGGAGGTGCTGAGCCGCCATCGCGAGGTCGGCTCCCTGGTCGTCGCCGACACGGACGCGGCGCGGGCCGCTTTCGTCGCCGACCGTACGGGCTCCACGGCGGCCCCCTCGGTGGACGAGGTCTTCGCCTGGGGCGTGGACGCCGTCGTGATCGCCTCCGCCACCTCCGCGCACGCCGAACTGATCAGCCGCGCCGCGCGGGCCGGGCTGCCCGCGTTCTGCGAGAAGCCGATCGCACTGGACCTCAAGGGCACGCTGAGCGCCCTGCGCGAGGTGGACACGGCCGGTACCGTCCTGCAACTGGGCTTCATGCGCCGTTTCGACGCCGGTTACGGCGCGGCCCGCGACCTCGTACGGTCCGGCGCGCTGGGCCGGCTGCACACGGTGCGCGCCCTGACCTCCGACCCCGCGCCGCCGGCCCCGGAGTATCTGCCGCTGTCCGGCGGGCTCTACCGGGACTGTCTGGTCCACGACTTCGACATGATGCGCTGGGTCACCGGGCGCGAGGTGGTGGAGGTGTACGCGACGGGGTCGGACACCGGCCCCCCGATGTTCCGCGAGGCCGGGGACATCGACACGGCCGCCGCCGTGCTCACCCTGGACGACGGGACGCTCGCCACCGCGACGGCCACCCGCTGCAACGGCGCCGGGTACGACGTACGGATGGAACTGGCAGGCGAACGGGACCAGTTCGCGGTCGGTCTGGACGACCGTACGCCGATCACCTCGACCGAGCCGAAGGGCCCGCCGCGCTGCGACAACCCGTGGCCGGGGTTCCTGGAGCGGTTCGCCCCGGCCTACGAGGCGGAACTGGATGCCTTCATCCGGGTCGTACAGGGCGAGCTGGAGAACCCGTGCGACGGCCACGAGGCGCTGCACGCCCTGCGGATCGCCGAGGCGTGCGAGCTGTCGCGGCGGGAGCACCGGCCGGTGCGGCTGGACGAGATCCCGGACGTGTGA
- a CDS encoding response regulator transcription factor produces the protein MTTTTVRLLIVDDDALVRAGLTFMLGGADGIEIVGEASDGAQVEELVRERAPDVVLMDIRMPVMDGLTATERLRARAGAPEVIVLTTFHADEQVLRALRAGAAGFVLKDTPPAEIVSAVRQVAAGEPVLSPAVTRQLMLHVAGTPGGARKNTATGRLARLGERERDVALAVGRGRSNAEISAELYMSVPTVKAHVSRVLAKLGLNNRVQIALLVHDADLVTDGRDTP, from the coding sequence ATGACGACCACGACCGTCCGGCTGCTCATCGTCGACGACGACGCGCTCGTACGCGCGGGGCTGACCTTCATGCTGGGCGGAGCGGACGGCATCGAGATCGTCGGCGAGGCGTCCGACGGCGCCCAGGTCGAGGAACTCGTCCGGGAACGCGCTCCGGACGTCGTGCTGATGGACATCCGCATGCCCGTGATGGACGGTCTCACCGCCACCGAGCGGCTGCGGGCGCGCGCCGGAGCGCCCGAAGTCATCGTCCTCACCACGTTCCACGCGGACGAGCAGGTACTGCGGGCGCTGCGCGCGGGCGCCGCCGGGTTCGTCCTGAAGGACACACCGCCGGCCGAGATCGTCTCGGCGGTACGGCAGGTGGCGGCGGGCGAGCCCGTGCTCTCCCCGGCCGTCACCCGCCAGTTGATGCTCCATGTCGCGGGAACACCGGGCGGCGCGCGGAAGAACACCGCGACCGGCCGGCTGGCCCGTCTCGGTGAGCGTGAGCGGGACGTGGCGCTCGCCGTGGGGCGCGGCAGGTCGAACGCGGAGATCTCGGCGGAGCTGTACATGAGCGTCCCCACCGTGAAGGCGCACGTGTCCCGCGTGCTGGCCAAGCTGGGGCTCAACAACCGGGTGCAGATAGCCCTGTTGGTCCACGACGCCGACCTGGTGACGGACGGCCGGGACACGCCCTGA
- a CDS encoding cytochrome P450 family protein: MTVVDLGAYGPDFTADPYPYYAKLRASGPVHQIRTPTGDLLWLIVGHHEARAALADPRLSKSPATVGRTMLDERVIGPNLLVADPPDHTRLRRLVAREFTARRVAGLRERVQHLTDRLIDAMLPAGHGDLVDSLSYPLPITVICELLGVPAADREIFRAWSTEIVAPASSTGEHTAVHELGAYFDELIEDKRCSGPSDDLISALLRTRAEDGDRLSAAELRSMAYLLLIAGHETTVNLITNGVRALLRHPDQLAALRDDFGLLDGAIEEMLRYDGPVLNGTARFTREPVTIGGTVIPAYEVVLVGLGAAGRDPARYPAPDRFDIRRTPTATATGAKGRNHGHLAFGHGIHHCLGAPLARLEARIAIRTLLERCPDLTLDPDKGPLDWLPGMLIRGVRGLPVRW; this comes from the coding sequence GTGACCGTTGTCGATCTGGGGGCGTACGGGCCCGACTTCACCGCCGATCCGTACCCGTACTACGCGAAGCTGCGTGCGTCCGGGCCGGTTCACCAGATCCGTACGCCCACCGGCGACCTGCTCTGGCTGATCGTCGGACACCACGAGGCGCGCGCCGCGCTCGCCGACCCCCGGCTCTCCAAGTCCCCGGCCACGGTGGGCCGCACGATGCTCGACGAACGGGTCATCGGCCCGAATCTGCTGGTGGCCGACCCACCTGACCACACCCGTCTGCGCCGGCTCGTCGCCCGCGAGTTCACCGCGCGTAGAGTCGCCGGGTTACGGGAACGCGTCCAGCACCTCACCGACCGGCTGATCGACGCCATGCTCCCCGCGGGCCACGGCGATCTGGTCGACTCCCTGTCGTATCCGCTGCCGATCACCGTCATCTGCGAACTCCTCGGGGTGCCCGCCGCCGACCGCGAGATCTTCCGCGCCTGGTCGACGGAGATCGTGGCCCCCGCCTCCTCCACCGGCGAACACACCGCGGTCCATGAACTCGGCGCCTATTTCGACGAGTTGATAGAGGACAAACGGTGCTCCGGTCCCTCCGACGATCTGATCTCCGCGCTGCTGCGCACCCGGGCCGAGGACGGTGACCGGCTCTCCGCCGCCGAACTGCGCTCGATGGCCTATCTGTTGCTGATCGCCGGTCATGAGACCACGGTCAACCTCATCACCAACGGCGTCCGGGCCCTGCTCCGTCATCCCGACCAACTGGCCGCCCTGCGCGACGACTTCGGGCTGCTGGACGGCGCGATCGAGGAGATGCTGCGCTACGACGGCCCGGTCCTGAACGGCACCGCCCGCTTCACCCGCGAGCCGGTCACCATCGGCGGCACGGTCATCCCCGCGTACGAGGTGGTACTGGTCGGGCTCGGCGCAGCCGGACGTGACCCCGCGCGCTACCCGGCCCCGGACCGCTTCGACATCCGACGGACCCCGACGGCCACCGCCACCGGCGCCAAGGGCCGCAACCACGGACATCTCGCCTTCGGGCACGGCATCCACCACTGCCTCGGCGCGCCACTCGCGCGCCTGGAGGCCCGGATCGCGATCCGTACCCTTCTCGAACGCTGCCCCGACCTGACCCTCGACCCGGACAAGGGGCCGCTGGACTGGCTGCCCGGAATGCTGATCCGTGGGGTGCGGGGTCTGCCGGTGCGGTGGTAG
- a CDS encoding PaaI family thioesterase, which yields MREFDIVLARKVLAGQPFSSLLGTRVMVFGDGEAELELDIREDLQQQNGYLHGGVLAYAADNSITFAAGTLLGPAVLTAGFSIQYMRPGVGRTLVARASVVHAGRRQATVRCDLLTVADDGTETLCAVAQGTVLPMRKEE from the coding sequence ATGCGGGAGTTCGACATTGTCCTGGCGCGGAAGGTGCTGGCCGGCCAGCCTTTCAGCAGCCTGCTCGGTACCAGGGTCATGGTCTTCGGTGACGGCGAGGCGGAGCTCGAACTGGACATCCGGGAGGATCTCCAGCAGCAGAACGGTTACTTGCACGGCGGGGTGCTGGCGTACGCGGCGGACAACAGCATCACGTTCGCTGCCGGCACGCTGCTCGGCCCCGCCGTACTGACGGCCGGTTTCTCCATCCAGTACATGCGGCCCGGCGTCGGCCGCACCCTGGTCGCCCGCGCCTCGGTCGTGCACGCGGGCCGGCGGCAGGCCACGGTCCGGTGCGATCTGCTGACCGTGGCGGACGACGGCACGGAGACGCTGTGCGCGGTGGCACAGGGCACGGTGCTCCCGATGCGCAAGGAGGAGTGA
- a CDS encoding GntR family transcriptional regulator, protein MPQQPEPAQPNGPASRPGALQAAALQLGVDRTSPVPLYFQLSQQLEAAIEQGRLAPGSLLGNEIELAGRLGLSRPTVRQAIQCLVDKGLLVRRRGVGTQVLHSQVRRPLELSSLYDDLEAAGQRPATRVLRNTVEPAGAEVAAALGIPEGADVRLVERLRYAHDEPMARLRNHLPVDLLDCDTAQLESTGLYRMIRAVGITLHSARQTVGARAADAEEARLLGETTGAPLLAMARTTLDDTGRAVEFGAHVYRASRYTFEFQLLVRP, encoded by the coding sequence GTGCCCCAGCAGCCGGAACCAGCGCAGCCGAACGGGCCGGCCTCCCGGCCCGGCGCGCTCCAGGCCGCCGCGCTCCAGCTCGGCGTCGACCGCACCAGCCCCGTCCCGCTCTACTTCCAGCTGTCGCAGCAGCTCGAAGCCGCCATCGAACAGGGCAGGCTCGCACCCGGCAGCCTCCTCGGCAACGAGATCGAACTGGCGGGCCGGCTCGGGCTCTCCCGGCCCACCGTACGACAGGCCATCCAGTGCCTCGTCGACAAGGGTCTGCTGGTACGCCGCCGGGGCGTCGGCACCCAGGTCCTGCACAGCCAGGTCCGCCGGCCCCTGGAGCTGAGCAGTCTGTACGACGACCTGGAGGCGGCCGGCCAGCGCCCCGCCACCCGGGTGCTCCGCAACACCGTCGAACCGGCCGGCGCCGAGGTCGCCGCCGCGCTCGGGATCCCGGAAGGGGCAGACGTACGGCTGGTCGAACGGCTCCGGTACGCCCACGACGAACCGATGGCGCGCCTGCGCAACCACCTCCCCGTCGACCTCCTCGACTGCGACACCGCCCAGCTCGAATCCACCGGCCTCTACCGGATGATCCGCGCCGTCGGCATCACCCTGCACAGTGCCCGGCAGACGGTGGGCGCGCGCGCCGCCGACGCCGAGGAGGCCCGACTGCTCGGCGAGACCACGGGCGCGCCGCTCCTCGCCATGGCACGGACCACGCTCGACGACACCGGCCGCGCCGTCGAGTTCGGTGCCCATGTCTACCGGGCCTCGCGCTACACCTTCGAGTTCCAGCTCCTCGTCCGTCCGTGA